A region from the Hyalangium gracile genome encodes:
- a CDS encoding RidA family protein has translation MSQEERIESKRAPEPVGLYPHARRVGNLLFLSGVGPRERGSKKIPGVELDAQGNIVSYDIEAQCHSVFRNVRYILEEAGSSWDRLVDVTVYLTNMKADFPRYNQLWAEYFKENPPCRTTLEINALPTPIAIELKCIATIGD, from the coding sequence ATGAGCCAGGAAGAGCGGATCGAGTCGAAGCGGGCCCCCGAGCCGGTGGGCCTCTATCCCCATGCCCGACGCGTGGGCAACCTCCTGTTCCTCTCGGGCGTGGGCCCGCGCGAGCGCGGCTCCAAGAAGATCCCCGGCGTGGAGCTGGATGCCCAGGGCAACATCGTCTCCTATGACATCGAGGCGCAGTGCCACTCGGTGTTCCGCAACGTGCGGTACATCCTCGAGGAGGCGGGCTCGTCCTGGGACAGGCTGGTGGACGTCACCGTCTACCTCACCAACATGAAGGCGGACTTCCCCCGCTACAACCAGCTCTGGGCGGAGTACTTCAAGGAGAACCCGCCCTGCCGCACCACGCTGGAGATCAACGCGCTGCCCACGCCGATCGCCATCGAACTCAAGTGCATCGCCACCATCGGAGACTGA
- a CDS encoding aldehyde dehydrogenase, producing MLKVLNYIGGELVEPNAHKWLDKPEPATAEVYAHVPDSDETDLWRAVEAASRAFPAWAATPAADRSRLLRRIADTIRARLNDFARAESVDTGKPLSVASTVDIPRSILNFEFFADAATQFSSEAHATDSVALNYTLRSPLGVVGCISPWNLPLYLFTWKIAPALAIGNCVVAKPSEVTPMTAFLLSQVCREVGLPPGVLNVVHGLGPKVGAAMSRHPEVRAISFTGSTRVGAEIARTASPLFKKISLEMGGKNPNVIFADCDFDEALATTMRSSFANQGQICLCGPRIFVQAPIYERFKEALVARTRALKVGDPLEPSTDQGALVSQQHFDKVLSYIELSRKEGGRVLTGGARAKLEGRCRNGWFVEPTLVEGLGPECRTNQEEIFGPVATLTPFEKEEEVLAWANSTNYGLAATVWTKDLSRAHRFAARLHSGIVWINCWMLRDLRTPFGGVKDSGVGREGGHEVLRFFTEPKNVCVKL from the coding sequence GTGCTGAAGGTCCTCAACTACATCGGTGGGGAGCTGGTGGAGCCCAACGCCCACAAGTGGCTGGACAAGCCCGAGCCCGCCACCGCCGAGGTCTACGCCCACGTCCCCGACTCGGACGAGACCGATCTCTGGCGCGCCGTCGAGGCCGCCTCGCGCGCCTTCCCTGCCTGGGCCGCCACCCCCGCCGCCGATCGCTCGCGCCTGCTGCGCCGCATCGCGGACACCATCCGCGCCCGTCTGAACGACTTCGCCCGCGCCGAATCCGTCGACACCGGCAAGCCGCTCTCGGTGGCCTCCACCGTCGACATCCCGCGCAGCATCCTCAACTTCGAGTTCTTCGCGGACGCCGCCACCCAGTTCTCCAGCGAGGCCCACGCCACCGACTCCGTGGCGCTCAACTACACCCTGCGCTCGCCGCTGGGCGTCGTCGGGTGCATCTCGCCGTGGAACCTGCCGCTCTACCTGTTCACCTGGAAGATCGCTCCCGCGCTCGCCATCGGGAACTGCGTGGTGGCCAAGCCCTCCGAAGTCACCCCCATGACGGCCTTCCTGCTCTCGCAGGTGTGTCGCGAGGTGGGGCTGCCTCCCGGCGTGCTCAACGTCGTCCACGGGCTGGGCCCCAAGGTCGGCGCCGCCATGAGCCGCCACCCGGAAGTCCGCGCCATCTCCTTCACCGGCAGCACCCGCGTCGGCGCCGAGATCGCCCGCACCGCCTCGCCCCTCTTCAAGAAGATCTCCCTGGAGATGGGCGGCAAGAACCCCAACGTCATCTTCGCCGACTGCGACTTCGACGAGGCGCTCGCCACCACCATGCGCTCGTCCTTCGCCAACCAGGGGCAGATCTGTCTCTGCGGCCCGCGCATCTTCGTCCAGGCCCCCATCTACGAGCGCTTCAAGGAGGCGCTGGTGGCTCGCACGCGCGCCCTCAAGGTCGGCGATCCCCTCGAGCCGAGCACCGACCAGGGCGCGCTCGTCTCCCAGCAGCACTTCGACAAGGTGCTGAGCTACATCGAGCTCTCCCGCAAGGAGGGCGGCCGCGTCCTCACCGGTGGCGCTCGCGCGAAGCTCGAGGGCCGGTGCCGCAACGGCTGGTTCGTGGAGCCCACCCTCGTGGAGGGGCTCGGGCCCGAGTGCCGCACCAACCAGGAGGAGATCTTCGGTCCGGTGGCCACCCTCACTCCCTTCGAGAAGGAGGAGGAGGTGCTCGCCTGGGCCAACTCCACCAACTACGGCCTGGCCGCCACCGTCTGGACCAAGGACCTCAGCCGCGCCCACCGCTTCGCCGCCCGGCTGCACAGCGGCATCGTGTGGATCAACTGCTGGATGCTGAGGGATCTGCGTACGCCGTTTGGCGGCGTGAAGGACTCGGGCGTGGGCCGCGAGGGCGGCCACGAGGTGCTGCGCTTCTTCACCGAGCCCAAGAACGTGTGCGTGAAGCTATGA
- a CDS encoding 2-keto-4-pentenoate hydratase produces the protein MTERNHQELARQLDQARLEAREVPPLTRTHADLPLPDAYSIQAEGIRLRLARGERVVGLKMGLTSEAKRKQMNLDSPVYGVLTDRMQVQAGGIFRLQGFIHPKIEPEIAFRTSRELRGRITREEALDACSSAMAAMEILDSRYLDFKYFSLPDVVADNSSSSMFVLGTTERPPRELDLGRLQMSMEVNGTQVQSALSNAISGDPVLSVVQLCELLAQRGESLPAGSIVLAGAATAAHMMKPADQVRLTVDGLGSVEISVAP, from the coding sequence ATGACGGAACGGAATCATCAGGAGCTGGCGCGGCAGCTGGACCAGGCACGGCTGGAGGCCCGGGAGGTGCCCCCGCTCACACGGACGCACGCCGACCTGCCGCTACCGGACGCCTACTCCATCCAGGCGGAGGGCATCCGGCTGCGCCTGGCGCGGGGCGAGCGCGTAGTGGGCCTGAAGATGGGGCTGACGTCCGAGGCCAAGCGCAAGCAGATGAACCTGGACTCGCCGGTGTACGGGGTGCTCACGGACCGGATGCAGGTGCAGGCGGGAGGTATCTTCCGGCTGCAGGGCTTCATCCACCCGAAGATCGAGCCGGAGATCGCCTTCCGCACCTCACGCGAGCTGCGCGGGCGGATTACGCGGGAGGAGGCGCTGGACGCATGCTCCAGCGCGATGGCGGCGATGGAGATCCTCGACTCGCGCTACCTGGACTTCAAATACTTCTCGCTGCCGGACGTGGTGGCGGATAACTCGTCCTCGTCCATGTTCGTGCTGGGCACCACCGAGCGTCCGCCGCGCGAGCTGGACCTGGGGCGGCTCCAGATGTCGATGGAGGTGAACGGCACGCAGGTGCAGTCGGCGCTGTCCAACGCCATCTCGGGAGACCCGGTGCTGTCGGTGGTGCAGCTGTGCGAGCTGCTGGCTCAACGCGGTGAGTCACTGCCGGCGGGGAGCATCGTGCTGGCGGGAGCGGCCACCGCCGCGCACATGATGAAGCCGGCGGATCAGGTCCGGCTCACCGTGGACGGGCTGGGGAGCGTGGAGATCTCCGTGGCGCCTTGA
- a CDS encoding AHH domain-containing protein, with protein MSPRHLSVVVLLWALATACSGTRVVRLDTGQGEPFTHIPRTDDASPVVLGEEEFTQAMVKEVRRQRPSFNPEKAARELFEVPPRSGWYRYTPREGVVPLDEPLSASQWAEVAARVTQEYLRFCEALGKPGDCRKALMNSPVLTGDGRYALGMSFAIEEIVPEMMQSFKDMADPEAIKASLYWTMAIYAAMWLAPEPVFSKGLAAVLTASFVCYIGVDTFWTLIQGWRRLVEEVDHATSFAAIREAGKKYGKVMGKNAARAFALLLTAAIGQTAASFSAKVPTLPGSAQASAAGAARVGVQLTEVAQVEAVAVTADAVTIALAPNAVASTAEGLSGAASGPVDAEGPWHHIASDKFSTSTNNGGPWTPRYQALFDKAGMSLDDAANKVRVPGHKGPHPQEYHEEVFRRLRDATLECRSILECRAALTSELQRLGRQISTPGTRLNKLVTRNP; from the coding sequence ATGTCTCCGCGTCATCTGTCCGTCGTGGTTCTCCTCTGGGCACTGGCCACCGCTTGCAGCGGCACGCGCGTGGTGCGCCTCGACACGGGCCAGGGCGAGCCCTTCACCCACATCCCCCGCACGGACGATGCCAGTCCAGTGGTTCTGGGGGAGGAAGAGTTCACCCAGGCAATGGTGAAGGAGGTCCGGCGGCAGAGGCCCTCGTTCAACCCCGAGAAAGCCGCGCGAGAGTTGTTCGAGGTTCCCCCTCGCAGCGGCTGGTACCGCTACACCCCGCGTGAAGGTGTTGTTCCTCTGGACGAGCCGCTCTCGGCTTCGCAGTGGGCCGAGGTGGCTGCACGAGTGACGCAGGAGTACCTGCGGTTCTGCGAGGCACTCGGGAAACCGGGCGATTGCCGGAAGGCGCTGATGAACAGCCCCGTCCTCACCGGGGATGGCCGCTATGCCCTCGGCATGTCCTTCGCTATCGAAGAGATCGTTCCCGAGATGATGCAGTCCTTCAAGGACATGGCCGATCCTGAGGCGATCAAGGCGTCACTCTACTGGACCATGGCGATCTACGCGGCGATGTGGCTGGCACCCGAGCCGGTGTTCTCCAAGGGGCTCGCGGCGGTCCTCACGGCCAGCTTCGTCTGCTACATCGGAGTGGACACGTTCTGGACGCTCATCCAGGGTTGGAGGCGGCTGGTGGAGGAGGTGGATCACGCCACCTCGTTCGCTGCGATCCGCGAGGCCGGGAAGAAGTATGGCAAAGTGATGGGGAAGAATGCGGCGAGGGCATTCGCCCTGCTGCTCACGGCTGCCATCGGCCAGACGGCAGCCAGCTTCTCAGCCAAGGTGCCCACCCTGCCCGGCTCGGCTCAAGCGTCAGCGGCGGGCGCGGCGCGGGTGGGAGTCCAGCTGACTGAGGTAGCGCAGGTGGAAGCAGTAGCCGTGACTGCTGATGCAGTCACCATCGCTCTTGCGCCCAACGCGGTCGCTTCAACGGCGGAAGGCTTGAGCGGTGCGGCATCAGGGCCGGTGGATGCAGAAGGCCCCTGGCACCACATCGCCTCTGACAAGTTCAGCACGTCGACAAACAACGGAGGGCCGTGGACGCCCAGGTATCAGGCACTCTTCGACAAGGCCGGAATGTCACTGGACGATGCAGCCAACAAGGTTCGTGTTCCGGGCCACAAGGGACCTCATCCGCAGGAGTACCACGAGGAGGTCTTCCGACGTTTGAGGGATGCAACGCTGGAGTGCCGTAGCATCCTGGAGTGCCGAGCGGCACTGACGAGCGAACTCCAACGACTGGGACGGCAGATCTCCACCCCGGGTACACGGCTCAACAAGCTTGTGACGCGGAACCCATGA
- a CDS encoding imm11 family protein, whose amino-acid sequence MAKRYFDLSDDVYIAGRWHLGTPIDSAGQEHGSWLFMQGEPARVQGQLRVPLYRPGRPLDFSLADAGAIPVVHARVASLLKQLAPGDIQLFPVEIDGQTDQFCLMNVTRLVMCIDDAASEEVEYWTPEDGRPEKTGKYRAVAGMRIDPSKVGDARVFRPWGWTIALIVAEEIKEALDHIGATGTKFKEV is encoded by the coding sequence ATGGCGAAGCGGTACTTCGACCTCTCCGATGACGTTTACATTGCCGGCCGCTGGCATCTGGGCACACCCATCGATTCAGCAGGACAGGAGCATGGGTCGTGGCTGTTCATGCAGGGAGAACCCGCTCGAGTCCAGGGACAGCTGCGGGTCCCCCTCTATCGTCCTGGCAGGCCGCTCGACTTTTCGCTCGCGGATGCTGGGGCCATTCCTGTTGTCCACGCCAGGGTCGCTTCGCTCCTGAAGCAATTGGCCCCTGGGGATATCCAGCTCTTCCCTGTCGAGATCGATGGACAGACGGATCAATTCTGCCTCATGAATGTCACTCGTCTGGTGATGTGCATCGACGATGCCGCATCCGAGGAGGTGGAGTATTGGACTCCCGAGGATGGGCGTCCGGAGAAGACCGGCAAGTACCGAGCCGTGGCCGGTATGCGAATTGATCCCTCGAAGGTGGGGGATGCCAGGGTCTTCCGCCCTTGGGGATGGACCATCGCCCTCATCGTCGCCGAGGAGATCAAGGAAGCTCTAGATCACATCGGAGCCACAGGGACGAAGTTCAAGGAGGTGTAG
- a CDS encoding GreA/GreB family elongation factor: protein MGLDKRELMAQLAERLQHSDRLAVRAQIEAREAARSLATESEKKEDGRAAIEYGSLATGQAARARRVQEEISLLTAFREADLPRFNRRTPVALGAIVDVRTEDDTGYDERTFFLLPVGAGTELTGPGGDGFLSVITPASPVGRALMGRRAGESVDVTLAGEVHEWTVLDVA from the coding sequence ATGGGACTCGACAAGAGAGAGCTGATGGCTCAGCTCGCCGAACGTCTCCAGCACAGCGACCGGCTCGCCGTCCGTGCCCAGATCGAGGCGCGCGAGGCCGCGCGTTCCCTGGCGACCGAATCCGAGAAGAAGGAAGACGGCAGAGCCGCGATTGAGTACGGCAGCCTGGCCACGGGACAGGCCGCTCGGGCCCGTCGCGTCCAGGAGGAGATCAGCCTGCTCACCGCCTTCCGGGAGGCGGATTTGCCGCGTTTCAACCGGCGTACTCCGGTGGCGCTGGGCGCCATCGTGGATGTGCGCACGGAAGACGACACGGGCTACGACGAGCGCACCTTCTTCCTGCTCCCGGTGGGGGCAGGCACGGAGCTGACCGGCCCCGGCGGTGATGGCTTCCTGTCCGTTATCACTCCCGCCTCACCCGTGGGCCGTGCCCTGATGGGGCGCCGCGCGGGAGAAAGCGTCGACGTGACGCTCGCGGGCGAAGTGCACGAGTGGACCGTGCTCGACGTGGCATGA
- a CDS encoding DUF4336 domain-containing protein: MFVYEPLNTLKPVAEDLWVVDGPVVRMAMYGGTIPFPTRMTVVRLGAGELFLHSPTALVDSLRAELDRLGPVRHLVSPNKIHYASIAAWKAAYPEAIAWASPGVRERAASQRIAVTFDADLGDAPEPAWAADVDQFLFRGSRFMDEVVFLHRKSRTLLLADLIENFERQRVSGLPKLLMRLSGAVDPDGKAPLDLRMTFTGRKQVARECYRRMAAWKPERIILAHGRWYPADGERELHRAFRWLGA; encoded by the coding sequence ATGTTCGTGTACGAGCCCCTCAACACGTTGAAGCCCGTCGCCGAGGACCTCTGGGTGGTGGATGGGCCCGTCGTCCGCATGGCGATGTATGGCGGAACCATCCCGTTCCCAACGCGGATGACCGTGGTCCGGCTCGGAGCGGGCGAGCTCTTCCTCCACTCGCCGACGGCGCTCGTCGACAGCCTCCGGGCAGAGCTCGATCGCCTGGGCCCCGTGCGGCACCTCGTCTCGCCGAACAAGATCCACTACGCCAGCATCGCGGCCTGGAAGGCGGCCTATCCCGAGGCGATCGCCTGGGCCTCGCCCGGAGTTCGCGAGCGCGCGGCCTCCCAACGGATCGCCGTGACGTTCGACGCGGATCTGGGTGACGCACCCGAGCCAGCCTGGGCCGCCGACGTCGACCAGTTTCTGTTCCGCGGCAGCCGCTTCATGGACGAGGTCGTCTTCCTCCATCGAAAGAGCCGGACGCTCCTGCTGGCGGATCTGATCGAGAACTTCGAGCGCCAGCGGGTCAGCGGCCTGCCGAAGTTGCTCATGCGGCTCAGCGGCGCGGTGGATCCCGATGGCAAGGCCCCACTGGACCTGCGGATGACCTTCACGGGTCGCAAGCAGGTGGCGCGCGAGTGCTACCGGCGCATGGCCGCCTGGAAGCCCGAGCGCATCATCCTCGCGCATGGCCGCTGGTACCCAGCGGATGGCGAGCGGGAGCTCCACCGGGCCTTTCGCTGGCTGGGAGCATGA
- a CDS encoding S9 family peptidase: MRLSRLLLVALLAACATPPPPTPTPEAAAPAPAAAAPAPAQPTPPVARRVPHPVTLHGDTRQDDYFWLREKENAEVRAYLEAEAAYTAQVMKPTEALQKKLYEEMLGRIKQTDLEVPYRQGDFYYYTRTEEGKQYPFYCRKKGSLDAPEEVLLDVNALAEGHKFYRVGTFQVSDDGNLLAYAVDTTGYRQFTLYVKDLRTGKLGPEQIEKTVGYNAAWAADNKTFFYVTEDSAKRPYRVWRHTVGTDGKSDTLVYEEKDERFTVRVSRTLSKDYILFDSQSATTSEVRVLPAGKPTAALQLVEPRKQDHEYSVDHHGELFYIVTNSGGRNYRLVTAPVKAPGQKNWKELIAHRQQVMLESIVLFKNHLVVFERDNGLQQLVVTNLKTRDSHRITFPEQVYTVFASANTEFDTTQLRFQYTSFITPFSVFDYDLVSRERKLLKQQPVLGGYDPSRYETERLLVPAKDGVQVPVSLVYRKGMKKDGSAPLLLKGYGSYGYPSSTYFDSGQLSLLDRGMTVAIAHIRGGGDMGKPWHDAGRMKNKMNTFTDFISVAEALIAQGYTSKERLAIIGGSAGGLLMGAVTNMRPDLFKAVVALVPFVDVINTMSDTSLPLTVGEFEEWGNPQVKDEYEYIRQYSPYENVTAKAYPTMLVRTGINDSQVGYWEPAKWVAKLRATKTDKNPLLFNINMAAGHGGSSGRYDFLKEIAFDYAFLLTQLGVEK, encoded by the coding sequence ATGCGCCTCTCCCGCCTCCTCTTGGTCGCGCTCCTCGCGGCCTGCGCCACGCCTCCCCCGCCGACTCCCACGCCGGAGGCCGCCGCGCCTGCTCCCGCCGCCGCGGCGCCCGCCCCCGCGCAGCCCACGCCGCCCGTGGCCAGGCGCGTGCCGCACCCCGTCACGCTCCACGGGGACACCCGCCAGGACGACTACTTCTGGCTGCGAGAGAAGGAGAACGCCGAGGTCCGCGCCTACCTGGAGGCGGAGGCCGCCTACACCGCCCAGGTGATGAAGCCCACCGAGGCCCTGCAGAAGAAGCTCTACGAGGAGATGCTCGGGCGCATCAAGCAGACGGACCTCGAGGTGCCCTACCGCCAGGGCGACTTCTACTATTACACCCGCACCGAGGAGGGGAAGCAGTACCCCTTCTACTGCCGGAAGAAGGGCAGCCTGGACGCGCCGGAGGAGGTGCTGCTCGACGTCAACGCGCTCGCCGAGGGCCACAAGTTCTACCGCGTGGGCACCTTCCAGGTGAGCGATGACGGCAACCTGCTGGCCTACGCCGTGGACACCACGGGCTACCGCCAGTTCACCCTCTACGTGAAGGATCTGCGCACCGGGAAGCTCGGCCCCGAGCAGATCGAGAAGACGGTCGGCTACAACGCCGCCTGGGCCGCCGACAACAAGACCTTCTTCTACGTCACCGAGGACTCCGCCAAGCGCCCCTACCGCGTGTGGCGGCACACGGTGGGGACCGACGGCAAGAGCGACACGCTCGTCTACGAGGAGAAGGACGAGCGCTTCACGGTCCGCGTCAGCCGCACCCTCTCCAAGGACTACATCCTCTTCGACTCCCAGAGCGCGACGACGAGCGAGGTGCGCGTCCTCCCCGCCGGCAAGCCCACGGCGGCGCTCCAGCTGGTGGAGCCTCGGAAGCAGGACCACGAGTACAGCGTGGACCACCATGGAGAGCTCTTCTACATCGTCACCAACTCGGGGGGCCGCAACTACCGCCTCGTCACCGCGCCGGTGAAGGCTCCGGGCCAGAAGAACTGGAAGGAGCTCATCGCTCACCGGCAGCAGGTGATGCTCGAGTCCATCGTCCTCTTCAAGAACCACCTGGTCGTCTTCGAGCGCGACAACGGCCTGCAGCAGCTCGTCGTCACGAACCTGAAGACGCGCGACAGCCACCGCATCACCTTCCCCGAGCAGGTCTACACGGTGTTCGCCAGCGCGAACACCGAGTTCGACACCACCCAGCTGCGCTTCCAGTACACGTCCTTCATCACGCCCTTCTCCGTCTTCGACTACGACCTGGTCAGCCGGGAGCGGAAGCTGCTCAAGCAGCAGCCGGTGCTGGGTGGCTATGATCCGTCTCGCTACGAGACCGAGCGGCTGCTGGTGCCGGCCAAGGACGGCGTGCAGGTGCCCGTGAGCCTCGTGTACCGCAAGGGGATGAAGAAGGACGGCAGCGCGCCGCTGCTGCTCAAGGGCTATGGCTCCTATGGCTACCCCTCCTCGACGTACTTCGACTCCGGCCAGCTGTCGCTGCTGGATCGCGGCATGACGGTGGCCATCGCGCACATCCGCGGCGGCGGAGACATGGGCAAGCCCTGGCACGACGCGGGCCGGATGAAGAACAAGATGAACACCTTCACCGACTTCATCTCGGTGGCCGAGGCGCTCATCGCCCAGGGCTACACCTCCAAGGAGCGCCTGGCCATCATCGGCGGCAGCGCCGGCGGCCTGCTGATGGGCGCCGTCACGAACATGCGCCCGGACCTCTTCAAGGCGGTGGTGGCGCTCGTGCCCTTCGTGGATGTGATCAACACCATGAGCGACACCAGCCTGCCGCTCACCGTGGGCGAGTTCGAGGAGTGGGGCAACCCGCAGGTGAAGGACGAGTACGAGTACATCCGCCAGTACAGCCCCTACGAGAACGTCACCGCCAAGGCCTACCCGACGATGCTGGTGAGGACGGGCATCAACGACAGCCAGGTGGGCTACTGGGAGCCGGCCAAGTGGGTGGCGAAGCTGCGCGCGACGAAGACGGACAAGAACCCGCTGCTCTTCAACATCAACATGGCCGCGGGCCATGGCGGCTCGTCCGGGCGCTACGACTTCCTCAAGGAGATCGCCTTCGACTACGCCTTCCTGCTCACGCAGCTCGGCGTGGAGAAGTAA
- a CDS encoding ChaN family lipoprotein has translation MRPAPLLRLVPLLLLLVGCATAGTREAPTGQAAAAHAWQSPLLRDHPLIGRIWDVSQGRWLEEPALREQLAKARYVLLGERHDNADHHLLQASLVRALAGSGRRPALAFEMLDVEQQATVDAALAREPGNADAIAQAVDWAHSGWPDWALYRPIFAAGLERGLPIVAANLSRAQGKALAMQGTSALPAELVTRLGLDTPLPEDVSRAMRSELFQAHCGAMPETHMEPMVQVQRARDAQMAERLRASDTGDGAILITGAGHARTDRGVPAHLARGAGGATVRSVGFVEVSADKREPGDYVEADGTGRLPFDYVWFTPAAEREDLCAKLRERMKHGAHPPPQK, from the coding sequence ATGCGTCCCGCTCCCCTCCTCCGCCTCGTCCCGCTCCTCCTCCTCCTCGTCGGCTGCGCCACGGCCGGCACCCGGGAAGCCCCCACGGGGCAGGCCGCTGCCGCCCATGCCTGGCAGAGCCCGCTGCTCCGGGACCACCCGCTGATCGGCCGCATCTGGGATGTCTCCCAGGGCCGGTGGCTGGAGGAGCCCGCGCTGCGAGAGCAGCTGGCGAAGGCGCGCTACGTCCTGCTCGGCGAGCGGCATGACAACGCCGACCACCACCTCCTCCAGGCCTCGCTGGTGCGCGCCCTCGCCGGAAGCGGGCGCCGTCCCGCGCTGGCCTTCGAGATGCTCGACGTGGAGCAGCAGGCCACGGTCGACGCGGCGCTCGCCCGCGAGCCTGGGAATGCCGATGCCATCGCCCAGGCGGTGGACTGGGCTCACAGCGGCTGGCCGGACTGGGCGCTCTACCGCCCCATCTTCGCGGCGGGGCTCGAGCGGGGGCTGCCCATCGTCGCGGCCAACCTGTCCCGGGCCCAGGGCAAGGCGCTGGCCATGCAGGGCACGTCCGCCCTGCCCGCGGAGCTCGTCACCCGGCTGGGGCTCGACACCCCGCTGCCCGAGGACGTGTCCCGCGCCATGCGCTCGGAGCTGTTCCAGGCCCACTGCGGCGCCATGCCCGAGACGCACATGGAGCCGATGGTGCAGGTCCAGCGCGCGCGAGACGCACAGATGGCGGAGCGCCTGCGGGCCTCGGACACGGGCGACGGCGCCATCCTCATCACCGGCGCCGGGCACGCGCGCACGGACCGCGGTGTGCCGGCGCACCTGGCTCGCGGGGCCGGCGGGGCCACGGTGCGCAGCGTGGGCTTCGTGGAGGTCTCCGCCGACAAGCGCGAGCCTGGGGACTACGTGGAGGCCGATGGCACCGGCCGGCTGCCCTTCGACTATGTCTGGTTCACACCCGCGGCCGAGCGGGAGGACCTCTGCGCGAAGCTGCGCGAGCGGATGAAGCACGGCGCCCATCCCCCGCCCCAGAAGTAG
- a CDS encoding NAD-dependent protein deacetylase, with product MRAPLAPEPATSEPPDVGALVELLRGRRTVVLTGAGCSTESGIPDYRGPGTRARARNPIQHMEFLSRPEVRARYWARSLIGWPRFSTARPNAAHQALAELERNGQVLGLITQNVDRLHHAAGSERIIELHGALADVRCLSCGAREARWALQQRLLALNPGFVEQQVELRPDGDAELPLEAVRHFRVADCEHCGGALKPDVVFFGDNVPRPTVEAAFAMLEEGDALLVVGSSLAVFSGYRFVLRAAERHMPIGMINIGESRGDDLADVRVEARVGEVLPTLVTSLGRR from the coding sequence ATGCGTGCTCCCCTGGCGCCAGAGCCTGCCACCTCCGAGCCTCCCGATGTGGGAGCCCTGGTCGAGCTGCTGCGGGGGCGCCGCACCGTGGTGCTCACGGGCGCCGGCTGCAGCACCGAGTCGGGCATCCCGGACTACCGCGGCCCTGGCACCCGCGCCCGCGCCCGCAACCCCATCCAGCACATGGAGTTCCTCAGCCGGCCCGAGGTGCGCGCGCGCTACTGGGCCCGGAGCCTGATCGGCTGGCCGCGCTTCTCCACGGCCCGTCCCAACGCGGCGCATCAAGCGCTCGCGGAGCTGGAGCGGAACGGCCAGGTGCTGGGCCTCATCACCCAGAACGTGGACCGGCTGCACCACGCCGCCGGCAGCGAGCGCATCATCGAGTTGCACGGAGCGCTGGCGGACGTGCGGTGCCTGTCCTGCGGTGCGCGAGAGGCCCGCTGGGCCCTGCAGCAGCGGCTGCTCGCGCTCAACCCGGGCTTCGTGGAGCAGCAGGTGGAGCTCCGTCCGGACGGTGACGCAGAGCTCCCGCTGGAGGCCGTGCGCCACTTCCGCGTCGCCGACTGCGAGCACTGCGGAGGGGCCCTGAAGCCCGACGTGGTCTTCTTCGGCGACAACGTGCCCCGGCCCACCGTGGAGGCCGCGTTCGCGATGCTCGAGGAGGGGGACGCGCTGCTGGTGGTGGGCTCGTCCCTGGCCGTCTTCTCCGGCTACCGCTTCGTCCTCCGGGCCGCGGAGCGCCACATGCCCATCGGCATGATCAACATCGGCGAGAGTCGCGGGGACGATCTGGCGGACGTGCGCGTAGAGGCCCGGGTCGGCGAGGTGCTCCCCACGCTGGTCACGAGCCTGGGGCGACGCTGA
- a CDS encoding nucleotidyltransferase, giving the protein MQGHDSNLAKAGGAETRPAQAPGEPADLAARIRALQLLREAGVPFVVGGAYAYTHYTGLQRETKDLDLFLRKADADRAIDVFEANGWRTERNTHGWLHKAFWDDSLVDFIFSAGNGIAQVDDAWVEHGVEGEVLGQRCLISPVEEIIWSKAFVLERERFDGTELNHLILAAGERMDWNRLFQRFERYWEVLLGHLMFFRFAYPSDRERVPAWLMWGLLSRAFDSVRGGNWSGKLCRGRLLSQPGYQIDVDEWGYEDGLTWDEQQRARAALPHESPPDER; this is encoded by the coding sequence ATGCAAGGACACGACAGCAATCTCGCCAAAGCAGGTGGAGCGGAGACTCGTCCCGCCCAGGCGCCGGGAGAGCCGGCGGACCTGGCTGCCCGCATCCGGGCCCTCCAGTTGCTGCGGGAGGCGGGCGTCCCCTTCGTCGTCGGCGGTGCGTACGCCTATACCCACTACACCGGCCTCCAGCGCGAGACGAAGGATCTGGATCTCTTCCTGCGCAAGGCGGATGCGGACCGGGCCATCGACGTGTTCGAGGCGAACGGCTGGCGCACCGAGCGCAACACCCACGGCTGGCTGCACAAGGCCTTCTGGGATGACTCGCTGGTGGACTTCATCTTCAGCGCGGGCAACGGCATCGCCCAGGTGGATGACGCGTGGGTGGAGCACGGCGTGGAGGGAGAGGTGCTCGGGCAGCGCTGCCTCATCTCCCCGGTGGAGGAGATCATCTGGAGCAAGGCCTTCGTCCTCGAGCGCGAGCGCTTCGACGGCACGGAGCTGAACCACCTCATCCTGGCCGCGGGGGAGCGGATGGACTGGAACCGGCTCTTCCAGCGCTTCGAGCGCTACTGGGAGGTGCTGCTGGGCCACCTGATGTTCTTCCGCTTCGCCTACCCGTCCGACCGCGAGCGCGTGCCGGCCTGGCTCATGTGGGGGCTGCTCTCCCGGGCGTTCGACAGCGTCCGGGGCGGCAACTGGAGCGGGAAGCTCTGCCGCGGCCGGCTCCTGTCCCAGCCCGGCTACCAGATCGACGTGGACGAGTGGGGCTACGAAGACGGGCTCACCTGGGATGAGCAGCAACGGGCCCGCGCCGCCCTGCCTCACGAGTCCCCTCCCGACGAGCGCTGA